The Eubacteriales bacterium genome has a window encoding:
- the sigK gene encoding RNA polymerase sporulation sigma factor SigK, which yields MILEIFSFLKGLTFLAGYFSEGKSFPMPLSLEDEKKYLCLMCRGDEDARNILIEHNLRLVAHIAKKYDNLNIDNDDLISIGTIGLIKAVNTFDPNKKIRLVSYASRCIENEILMSVRALKRKNSEISLNDQIGVDKEGVEIALIDIISTKDENVIDEVNLKLEIEKLYALINKTLTSRERTVIELRYGIHYKKGYTQREIAQKLGISRSYVSRIESRALKKLAFEFKDNKQGWD from the coding sequence GGGTTAACTTTTCTAGCCGGATATTTTTCAGAGGGAAAGTCATTTCCGATGCCGCTTTCTCTGGAAGATGAAAAAAAGTATCTGTGCCTTATGTGCCGTGGCGATGAGGATGCGAGAAATATATTAATAGAACATAATCTTCGTTTAGTTGCGCATATTGCAAAAAAATACGACAATCTCAATATAGACAACGACGATTTGATTTCCATAGGTACTATAGGGCTTATAAAAGCGGTCAACACCTTTGATCCTAATAAAAAAATACGCTTAGTAAGCTACGCTTCACGGTGTATTGAAAACGAAATACTGATGTCAGTTAGGGCACTAAAGAGAAAAAACAGCGAAATATCCTTAAACGATCAAATAGGCGTTGATAAAGAAGGCGTTGAAATAGCACTTATAGATATCATATCCACTAAAGATGAAAATGTAATAGACGAAGTAAACTTAAAGCTGGAAATAGAAAAGCTGTATGCGCTTATAAACAAAACGCTTACAAGCAGGGAAAGAACCGTTATAGAGCTTAGATATGGCATACACTACAAAAAGGGTTATACGCAAAGAGAGATAGCTCAAAAACTGGGTATTTCGCGCTCCTATGTATCCAGGATAGAAAGCAGGGCACTTAAAAAGCTGGCATTTGAGTTTAAAGATAACAAACAAGGGTGGGATTAA
- a CDS encoding TIM barrel protein, translated as MIRFGPSGNSEEFYADGYNHTYEAMKWIYDKGLNAYEYSFGRGVRINSETAAKIKDEVKKYGIAISAHAPYYINLATTDETKAKNNIGYILSSASAVKMMGGNRVIIHPGTSAGIDREVAFTTIHSKFREIIKILDGEGFEDILLCPETMGKINQVGTLEEVVKLCQIDMRIIPTIDFGHLYARTLGGIQGEEDYIAILDFIEKELGSKRASIIHCHFSKIEFTQSGEKKHLTFESKEFGPDFKPLMKQFALRDMSPVVICESKGTMAKDALAMKKAYEEYKKLI; from the coding sequence ATGATAAGATTTGGGCCTTCAGGGAATTCAGAAGAGTTTTATGCCGACGGATATAATCATACGTATGAGGCCATGAAATGGATATACGATAAGGGTTTAAATGCTTACGAATATTCATTTGGCAGGGGTGTAAGGATAAATAGCGAAACCGCAGCAAAGATAAAAGATGAAGTTAAAAAGTATGGTATTGCCATAAGCGCACATGCCCCGTACTATATAAATCTAGCGACAACAGACGAAACTAAGGCGAAAAATAATATAGGATACATTCTATCATCTGCTTCTGCAGTCAAGATGATGGGTGGCAACCGAGTTATAATCCATCCTGGGACAAGCGCCGGGATAGACAGGGAAGTAGCATTTACGACTATACACAGTAAATTTAGGGAAATAATAAAGATACTGGATGGCGAGGGATTTGAAGATATACTATTATGCCCTGAAACAATGGGCAAAATAAATCAAGTAGGCACACTTGAAGAAGTAGTCAAGCTTTGCCAAATAGACATGCGTATAATACCGACAATTGATTTTGGCCACCTTTATGCAAGGACTCTTGGCGGCATACAAGGCGAAGAAGATTATATAGCGATTTTAGACTTTATAGAAAAAGAACTTGGCAGTAAAAGGGCATCTATCATACATTGCCACTTCAGTAAAATAGAATTTACTCAAAGCGGCGAAAAAAAGCATCTGACATTTGAAAGCAAAGAGTTCGGGCCGGATTTCAAGCCACTTATGAAGCAATTTGCCCTGCGCGACATGTCGCCGGTCGTCATATGCGAATCAAAGGGGACTATGGCAAAAGACGCCTTAGCTATGAAGAAGGCCTATGAGGAGTACAAAAAGCTTATATGA